The genome window ACTTAATAGACGTCAGCGCGCAGGACGCAGCAGCAGCAAGGCCAGCCCCGCCGTCAGCTCCATTGCGCACATGAACAACACAAAACCCTGGGGCAAGCCGAAACTGATGGCCGCGTACAAACGGCCGGCGGGCTGCGCCAGGACCAACATTGCAGTGATATCGCCGAGGATGGGCGGTTCGCCCTGCCGTGCTGCGAACAGCGCCAGGAGCGCGGTAGCGCCCCAGACACCGACATGGGAGGCGTAGAACTGGCTGTAGCCATTGACGCCATTGAGGAAGATGCCCATGCCGGCCGCCATTTCATCGGCGAACAGCAGGCAGGCGACCGCGCTCAGCCCATAAGCATACGCGATCAGATGCAATACACGGCGCTGCCACGCTTGCTTGCGCGAGGACGCGACAGCGACCGTCTGTACCGACATCGGGGTAAAGCCTTAGTCGAGGATCTTGAAACGCGGGTCATCCGGGTCGATCGACGAGATACCGCGTGCTTCTTCGGTCATCTGCGTTTCTTCGGCACGGCTTTCGCTATGTTTCTTCGCTTCCAGATGCTGGTAAATCGCATTCACCAGTTCCGGGCAACCCTGATGGTTCAGCGCGGAGATCTCGAAGACGGGACCTTTCCAGGCGAAACGTTTGAGGAAGTCCTTCACCAGCTTCTTGCGGTCTTCTTCCGGCACCATGTCGAGCTTGTTCAACACCAGCCAGCGCGGCTTGTCGACCAGCGACTCGTCGTATTTCTTCAGTTCCTTGACCAGCGCCTTGGCTTCCTTGACAGGATCGACGTTGGTTTCAAACGGCGCCAGGTCGACAATGTGCAACAGCAGACCCGTGCGCTGCAAGTGACGCAGGAATTGATGGCCCAGGCCCGCGCCTTCGGAAGCGCCTTCGATCAAGCCGGGAATATCGGCGATCACAAAGCTCTTCTCGTGCGACACGCGCACCACGCCCAAGTTCGGGTGCAGGGTAGTAAATGGGTAATCGGCAATTTTCGGACGCGCGTTCGAGACGGCCGAAATGAACGTCGAC of Janthinobacterium sp. PAMC25594 contains these proteins:
- the obgE gene encoding GTPase ObgE, whose translation is MKFIDEAKIEVIAGDGGNGCASFCREKFRPFGGPDGGDGGKGGTIWAVADRNINTLVDFRFSKMHKARNGEPGRGADCYGKGADDIHLRMPVGTLIIDNASGEILADLTEHGQTEMLAKGGEGGWGNIHFKSSTNRAPRQKGEGKEGERRELRLELKVLADVGLLGMPNAGKSTFISAVSNARPKIADYPFTTLHPNLGVVRVSHEKSFVIADIPGLIEGASEGAGLGHQFLRHLQRTGLLLHIVDLAPFETNVDPVKEAKALVKELKKYDESLVDKPRWLVLNKLDMVPEEDRKKLVKDFLKRFAWKGPVFEISALNHQGCPELVNAIYQHLEAKKHSESRAEETQMTEEARGISSIDPDDPRFKILD